The Bordetella sp. FB-8 genome includes a window with the following:
- a CDS encoding 2-hydroxyacid dehydrogenase — protein MKNDLLVLIALKNDYREMLSRHFEIHHVPDQRDQTPERLAQHANVRAILTNGTVGCQAQQLAVLPRVELICALGAGYENIDLKAARERGIAVGNGAGTNDNCVADHAMALLLAAVRRIVRLDSHTRAGGWRDCLPFPPNFSGKRMGILGMGTIGRKIARRGLGFELEIGYHNRSLIEDEPYAYFGSARELAAWSDYLIVTTPGGPATRHLVDAQTLQALGPEGYLVNVARGSVVNTAALAYALEQGVIAGAGLDVYEGEPELPAVLKDLDNIVLTPHMAGTSPEAAQASYQRFLDNAARYFSGMPLLSAVQF, from the coding sequence ATGAAAAACGATCTGTTGGTACTTATTGCCCTGAAGAACGACTACAGGGAAATGCTGTCCAGGCACTTTGAAATTCATCATGTCCCCGATCAGCGAGACCAGACGCCGGAGCGCCTGGCGCAACATGCCAATGTGCGGGCGATATTGACCAACGGCACGGTGGGTTGCCAGGCGCAGCAATTGGCTGTCCTGCCCAGGGTCGAGCTAATTTGCGCACTGGGTGCCGGCTACGAAAATATCGACTTGAAAGCCGCGCGAGAACGCGGCATTGCAGTGGGCAATGGCGCAGGCACAAACGACAACTGCGTCGCCGACCATGCCATGGCTTTGTTATTGGCCGCAGTGCGGCGCATCGTCAGGCTCGATTCCCACACGCGAGCCGGCGGTTGGCGCGATTGCCTGCCCTTCCCGCCCAACTTTTCGGGCAAGCGCATGGGCATTCTTGGCATGGGCACCATAGGCCGCAAGATCGCCCGGCGCGGCCTGGGATTCGAGCTGGAAATCGGCTATCACAACCGCAGCCTTATCGAAGATGAACCCTATGCATACTTCGGTAGTGCCAGGGAGCTTGCAGCCTGGTCGGACTACCTGATCGTGACGACACCAGGCGGCCCGGCGACGCGGCATCTGGTGGACGCCCAGACGCTACAAGCCTTGGGTCCCGAGGGATACCTGGTCAACGTGGCGCGTGGCAGCGTGGTCAATACGGCAGCCTTGGCTTACGCCCTCGAACAGGGCGTGATCGCTGGCGCGGGACTAGACGTCTATGAAGGCGAGCCGGAGTTGCCGGCAGTCTTGAAGGATCTGGACAATATCGTGTTGACTCCCCATATGGCAGGAACTTCGCCGGAAGCGGCGCAGGCTTCCTATCAACGGTTCCTCGACAACGCGGCGCGGTATTTTTCCGGGATGCCGCTCCTCTCGGCGGTTCAGTTCTGA
- a CDS encoding MFS transporter, which yields MTKRAVSFPIVATTVAASFGFGIVQLDVTIVNVALPTIARELGATLAGLQWVVDAYALVFAALLLTGGYIGDRWGAKRGYLGGIVMFALASSACGLAPNAALLIAGRMLQGVGAAMMLPCSLALINHAAAGHPERRAMAIGWWTAVGGIAVAAGPIIGGLLIGVTSWRSIFLVNLPICAIAVWLTLKCEETPRPAAKRGFDVVGQLLSVIALSAVIGAVIEVQPRGFENPLVWICASIGAAAAIAFVCWEAQTEAPMLPLSLFKSPIFCGAVCFGSIANFTYYGIVFVLSLYLQRVLDYTPLAAGLAFLPLTATFLVVNIISGWWVGKAGSRAPMITGALIDAMGFSLLAIVATASVPYWQLAIAFVMMPGGMGLGVPAMTTAVLANVERERSGIAAAVLNAARQAAGAMGVALFGALAGDEPHHVVAGLKVSAAIAAVLLIAACAIAQITIAKKKVVHA from the coding sequence ATGACTAAGCGTGCAGTCTCCTTCCCCATCGTTGCGACGACCGTCGCGGCAAGTTTCGGCTTCGGAATCGTCCAACTCGATGTGACCATCGTCAACGTCGCGCTACCCACGATAGCGCGGGAGTTGGGCGCTACCCTCGCCGGCCTGCAGTGGGTGGTCGATGCTTATGCTCTGGTGTTTGCCGCTTTGCTTTTGACCGGCGGCTATATTGGCGACCGCTGGGGGGCCAAACGAGGCTATCTTGGTGGCATTGTCATGTTCGCGCTTGCATCGTCTGCCTGCGGTCTTGCTCCCAACGCGGCGCTGCTGATCGCCGGACGCATGCTGCAGGGTGTGGGCGCCGCAATGATGCTGCCCTGTTCGCTCGCGCTCATCAATCACGCCGCTGCGGGGCATCCCGAGCGTCGCGCCATGGCAATAGGCTGGTGGACGGCTGTCGGCGGCATCGCCGTCGCCGCCGGGCCCATTATCGGTGGCCTTCTGATCGGCGTGACGAGCTGGCGCAGCATTTTCCTGGTCAACCTGCCCATCTGCGCGATCGCCGTGTGGCTGACGCTCAAGTGTGAAGAAACGCCGCGGCCCGCGGCCAAACGCGGTTTCGATGTAGTCGGCCAGCTGTTGAGTGTAATCGCCCTGAGCGCCGTCATCGGTGCCGTGATCGAGGTCCAGCCTAGGGGCTTTGAAAATCCTCTGGTGTGGATCTGCGCATCGATCGGAGCTGCCGCGGCGATCGCATTCGTTTGCTGGGAAGCACAGACGGAGGCACCGATGCTGCCTTTGTCATTATTCAAGTCGCCAATTTTCTGTGGCGCCGTCTGCTTCGGCAGCATCGCCAACTTTACCTATTACGGCATTGTTTTCGTACTGAGCCTTTATCTTCAGCGTGTGCTGGACTACACGCCGCTCGCCGCTGGGCTGGCCTTTCTGCCGCTTACCGCGACGTTTCTCGTGGTCAACATCATCAGCGGCTGGTGGGTCGGAAAAGCCGGTTCGCGTGCACCCATGATCACCGGCGCGCTGATCGATGCAATGGGGTTCTCGCTGCTTGCTATCGTGGCCACGGCATCGGTACCCTATTGGCAGTTGGCCATTGCTTTCGTGATGATGCCCGGCGGCATGGGGCTGGGCGTGCCTGCGATGACGACGGCGGTACTGGCCAATGTCGAGCGCGAGCGCTCAGGTATTGCCGCGGCAGTGCTCAACGCCGCGCGGCAGGCCGCCGGTGCGATGGGTGTGGCGCTTTTCGGTGCACTGGCTGGAGACGAACCGCATCATGTCGTGGCGGGATTGAAGGTATCGGCAGCCATTGCCGCCGTACTGCTGATCGCGGCATGTGCGATCGCGCAGATTACGATCGCGAAAAAGAAGGTCGTGCATGCGTGA
- the mnmE gene encoding tRNA uridine-5-carboxymethylaminomethyl(34) synthesis GTPase MnmE, producing MPAASIPIAAIATAPGRGGIGVVRVSGGNLAPLIMRLFGRELSARHAHYLPFTAADGEVLDQGIALFFPAPHSYTGEDVLELQGHGGPAVLRRLLARCMEAGRDQSLRLAQPGEFTHRAFLNERLDLAQAEAVADLIDASSEAAARGAMASLSGEFSARVNALADRIVHLRMLVEATLDFPEEEIDFLEKYQARPTLDALAADLDTLVRQARQGVILREGLHVVLAGQPNVGKSSLLNALAGDDIAIVTPIAGTTRDKVVQEIHIEGVPLHIVDTAGLRETDDTVESLGIARTWKEIERADLIVHLQDATRPGDALDAQITARLPARTPVLVVYNKVDLLPEPFTAPAGGPAYAGALTISARAGTGLSELRTQLLQLAGWNPGAESPWLARERHLHALQAAAQHLAFASEHASQDDRVLDLFAEELRLAHESLTAITGKFTSDDLLGEIFSNFCIGK from the coding sequence ATGCCTGCTGCATCCATCCCCATTGCCGCTATCGCCACCGCCCCGGGCCGGGGAGGAATCGGCGTGGTGCGTGTCTCGGGCGGCAACCTGGCCCCACTGATCATGCGGCTTTTCGGCCGGGAACTCAGCGCGCGCCATGCACATTACCTGCCTTTCACCGCCGCCGACGGCGAGGTGCTGGATCAAGGCATCGCCCTGTTTTTTCCCGCGCCGCATTCCTACACCGGCGAAGACGTACTCGAACTTCAGGGCCACGGCGGACCGGCCGTGCTGCGGCGCCTACTGGCGCGCTGCATGGAAGCCGGCCGCGACCAAAGCCTGCGCCTGGCCCAACCGGGCGAATTCACGCACCGTGCCTTCCTTAACGAGCGCCTGGACCTGGCCCAGGCCGAAGCCGTGGCCGACCTCATCGATGCGTCGTCGGAAGCCGCGGCGCGCGGCGCCATGGCCTCCTTGTCCGGGGAATTCTCCGCGCGGGTCAACGCCTTGGCCGATCGCATCGTGCATCTGCGCATGCTGGTCGAGGCCACGCTCGACTTTCCCGAGGAGGAAATCGACTTTCTTGAAAAATACCAGGCCCGTCCCACGCTCGATGCGCTGGCGGCCGATCTGGATACACTCGTCAGGCAGGCCAGGCAGGGCGTAATCCTGCGCGAAGGCCTGCACGTAGTGCTGGCCGGCCAGCCCAACGTGGGCAAGTCCAGCCTGCTCAATGCGCTGGCGGGCGACGACATCGCCATCGTCACGCCCATCGCCGGCACCACGCGCGACAAGGTCGTACAGGAAATACACATCGAGGGCGTGCCGCTGCACATCGTGGATACCGCTGGCCTGCGCGAGACCGACGATACCGTCGAAAGTCTGGGCATCGCCCGCACCTGGAAGGAAATCGAACGTGCCGACCTCATCGTGCATTTGCAGGACGCCACGCGTCCCGGTGACGCGCTCGATGCTCAGATCACCGCGCGGCTGCCGGCCCGCACGCCGGTGCTGGTCGTCTACAACAAAGTGGATCTGCTGCCCGAACCCTTTACCGCGCCTGCAGGTGGACCTGCTTATGCAGGCGCCCTGACAATCTCGGCGCGTGCCGGCACCGGTCTGTCCGAACTGCGCACGCAACTGCTGCAGCTGGCTGGTTGGAATCCCGGCGCCGAATCTCCCTGGCTGGCGCGCGAACGGCACTTGCATGCTCTGCAGGCGGCCGCCCAGCATCTGGCGTTCGCCTCAGAGCACGCCTCGCAGGACGATCGCGTACTGGATCTGTTTGCGGAAGAACTGCGGCTGGCGCACGAGAGCCTGACGGCCATAACGGGAAAATTCACCAGCGACGATCTGCTCGGTGAGATCTTTTCCAACTTCTGCATCGGCAAGTAG
- a CDS encoding M20 aminoacylase family protein: MKTLDEIERARGELTAIRRDIHANPELAFEETRTSRLVADRLRAWGLQVHTGLGKTGVVGVLHGTGAASRKSLGLRADMDALPMPELNRFAHASTVSGRMHGCGHDGHTTMLLGAAQYLAKHRELFGGTVNFIFQPAEEGGHAGARAMIEEGLFEKFPCDAIFGIHNMPGQPANKFCLRAGPLMASSNRWDIVIRGVGGHAAMPNRGVDPIVISAELVQALQSVISRRRDPLDPAVLSITQIHAGDAYNVIPGEVVLRGTVRTFTTETLDQIESDMHRIVTSLPQVYGATGELQFTRAYPPVVNHAKETAFAAQVAREAFGAENVDENTAQLMAAEDFSFYLQEIPGAYLFLGNGEGDHRDASYHGMGPCQLHNSNYDFNDALLPVGATYWVKLVEAFFKA; the protein is encoded by the coding sequence ATGAAGACCCTAGACGAAATCGAACGTGCGCGCGGCGAACTTACCGCCATCCGGCGCGACATCCATGCCAACCCGGAGCTGGCCTTCGAGGAGACCCGGACCTCCAGGCTGGTGGCCGATCGTTTGCGCGCATGGGGGCTGCAAGTGCACACCGGCCTGGGCAAGACCGGCGTGGTCGGCGTATTGCACGGCACCGGCGCTGCATCGCGCAAGAGCCTGGGATTGCGGGCGGACATGGATGCACTGCCCATGCCGGAACTGAACCGTTTCGCGCATGCATCCACCGTCAGTGGCCGCATGCACGGCTGCGGGCATGACGGCCATACCACCATGCTGCTGGGTGCGGCGCAGTACCTGGCCAAGCACCGCGAGCTGTTCGGTGGCACCGTGAATTTCATTTTCCAGCCCGCGGAAGAAGGCGGCCATGCCGGCGCGCGAGCCATGATCGAAGAAGGCCTTTTCGAGAAATTCCCCTGCGATGCGATTTTCGGCATTCACAATATGCCGGGTCAGCCGGCCAACAAGTTCTGTCTGCGCGCGGGCCCACTGATGGCATCGAGCAACCGCTGGGACATCGTCATCCGCGGCGTCGGCGGACATGCCGCGATGCCCAACCGGGGCGTTGATCCCATTGTGATCTCGGCCGAGCTGGTGCAGGCGTTGCAGTCGGTCATATCGCGACGGCGCGATCCGCTCGACCCGGCCGTGCTGTCGATCACTCAGATCCACGCGGGCGACGCCTACAACGTGATACCCGGCGAAGTGGTGCTGCGCGGCACGGTGCGCACCTTCACGACCGAGACGCTGGACCAGATCGAAAGCGATATGCATCGCATCGTGACTTCCCTGCCACAGGTCTATGGCGCGACGGGCGAACTACAGTTCACACGCGCTTATCCGCCGGTGGTGAATCACGCGAAAGAAACGGCGTTCGCCGCGCAGGTTGCGCGCGAAGCCTTCGGCGCCGAAAACGTCGATGAGAACACCGCTCAGCTGATGGCCGCGGAGGACTTTTCCTTCTATCTGCAGGAGATTCCTGGCGCCTATCTGTTTCTGGGCAATGGCGAGGGCGATCACCGCGATGCCAGCTATCACGGCATGGGGCCGTGCCAGTTGCACAACTCTAACTACGACTTCAACGACGCCCTGCTTCCGGTGGGCGCGACGTACTGGGTGAAGCTGGTCGAGGCCTTTTTCAAGGCCTGA
- the katG gene encoding catalase/peroxidase HPI: MTDNTAQCPFHHAEGGGTTNDDWWPQRLRVDLLAQHSNRTDPLGEKFDYAQQFKQLDYEALKADLRKLMTDSQEWWPADFGHYGPQFIRMAWHGAGTYRTGDGRGGAGRGQQRFAPLNSWPDNVNIDKSRRLLWPIKQKYGQNISWADLLILTGNVALETMGFRTFGFAGGREDTWEPDNDVYWGAEKEWLALTNNPHSRYSGKRDLENPLAAVQMGLIYVNPEGPDANGDPVSAAHDIRETFARMAMDDEETVALIAGGHTFGKTHGAGPASHVGPEPEAAPLEYQGLGWASSYQSGKAGDAITSGLEVTWTRTPAQWSNDFFENLFKYEWVQTKSPAGAIQWEAKDAEAVVPGPTAGSPKRKPTMLTTDLSLRMDPAYEKISRRFLNNPQAFADAFARAWFKLTHRDMGPKARYLGPEVPKEDLIWQDPLPKAVHNPGAADIADLKARITASGLSAPALVAAAWASASTFRGSDKRGGANGARIRLAPQKDWAVNQPVLATLAKLEEIQTASGKASLADVIVLAGAVGIEMAAKAAGASVCVPFAAGRVDASAEQTDAASFGALEPIADGFRNYLKGSYNIPAEALLIDKAQLLTLTAPEMTALIGGLRAIGINADGSKHGVFTDKPGTLTNDFFVNLLDMGTQWKAAGDLYEGHDRKTGALKWTGTRVDLVFGSNSILRALAEVYGSADGQHKFIDDFVAAWVKVMNLDRFDLA, from the coding sequence ATGACCGACAATACAGCCCAGTGTCCCTTTCACCACGCAGAGGGTGGCGGCACGACGAATGACGATTGGTGGCCCCAGCGGTTGCGCGTCGATCTGCTCGCCCAGCACTCGAACAGGACCGACCCGCTGGGCGAGAAGTTCGACTATGCGCAGCAGTTCAAGCAACTGGACTACGAAGCGCTCAAAGCCGACCTGCGCAAGCTGATGACGGACTCGCAGGAGTGGTGGCCGGCCGACTTCGGCCACTACGGCCCGCAATTCATACGCATGGCCTGGCATGGCGCCGGCACTTACCGCACGGGCGACGGCCGCGGCGGCGCCGGCCGTGGCCAACAACGCTTCGCCCCGCTGAACTCCTGGCCGGACAACGTCAACATCGACAAGTCGCGCCGCCTGCTGTGGCCCATCAAACAGAAATACGGCCAGAACATTTCCTGGGCCGATCTGCTCATTCTCACCGGCAACGTCGCGCTGGAAACCATGGGTTTTCGCACGTTCGGTTTTGCCGGTGGCCGCGAGGACACCTGGGAACCCGACAACGACGTCTACTGGGGCGCCGAGAAAGAGTGGCTGGCCCTCACAAACAATCCGCACAGCCGCTACTCGGGCAAGCGCGACCTGGAAAACCCGCTCGCTGCCGTGCAGATGGGCCTGATCTACGTCAATCCAGAGGGCCCGGACGCCAACGGCGATCCCGTATCCGCGGCGCACGACATCCGCGAGACCTTCGCCCGCATGGCCATGGACGACGAGGAAACCGTGGCGCTGATCGCAGGCGGCCACACCTTCGGCAAGACCCACGGCGCCGGTCCGGCCTCGCACGTGGGTCCCGAACCCGAAGCCGCGCCGCTCGAATATCAAGGTTTGGGCTGGGCCAGCAGCTACCAGTCGGGCAAAGCGGGGGACGCGATCACCAGCGGCCTGGAAGTCACTTGGACCAGGACCCCGGCGCAGTGGAGCAACGACTTCTTCGAAAACCTGTTCAAGTATGAGTGGGTCCAGACCAAGTCGCCCGCAGGCGCCATCCAGTGGGAAGCCAAGGATGCCGAGGCCGTCGTTCCGGGGCCGACGGCCGGCTCGCCCAAGCGCAAGCCGACCATGCTCACCACCGACCTGTCGCTGCGCATGGACCCGGCCTACGAGAAGATCTCGCGCCGCTTCCTGAACAACCCGCAGGCCTTTGCCGACGCCTTCGCCCGCGCGTGGTTCAAACTGACCCATCGCGACATGGGTCCGAAGGCTCGCTACCTCGGACCCGAAGTGCCCAAGGAAGACCTGATCTGGCAAGATCCCCTGCCCAAGGCGGTGCACAATCCCGGCGCGGCGGATATCGCCGACCTCAAGGCCAGAATCACCGCGTCCGGCCTGTCGGCTCCCGCGCTGGTGGCCGCGGCCTGGGCGTCGGCCTCGACCTTCCGCGGCTCGGACAAGCGCGGCGGGGCCAACGGCGCGCGCATCCGCCTGGCGCCGCAGAAGGACTGGGCCGTGAACCAGCCCGTGCTCGCGACGCTGGCCAAACTGGAGGAAATTCAAACAGCTTCCGGCAAGGCGTCGCTGGCCGATGTCATCGTGCTGGCTGGCGCAGTGGGAATCGAAATGGCGGCCAAGGCTGCGGGCGCCTCTGTCTGCGTTCCTTTTGCCGCGGGCCGGGTAGATGCTTCGGCGGAGCAGACCGACGCAGCGTCTTTCGGCGCGCTCGAACCCATCGCCGACGGTTTTCGCAACTATCTCAAGGGCAGCTACAACATACCGGCCGAAGCCCTTCTGATCGACAAGGCACAGCTGCTGACGCTGACCGCGCCCGAAATGACCGCACTGATCGGAGGCCTGCGCGCCATCGGCATCAATGCCGACGGTAGCAAGCACGGCGTATTCACCGACAAGCCTGGCACCTTGACCAACGATTTCTTCGTCAATCTGCTCGACATGGGTACGCAGTGGAAGGCCGCCGGCGACCTGTACGAAGGCCATGACCGCAAGACCGGCGCCCTGAAATGGACAGGCACGCGCGTCGACCTGGTGTTCGGCTCGAATTCGATCCTGCGCGCGCTGGCCGAGGTCTACGGAAGCGCGGACGGACAGCACAAATTCATCGACGACTTTGTCGCGGCCTGGGTGAAGGTGATGAACCTGGACCGCTTCGATCTGGCTTGA
- the yidC gene encoding membrane protein insertase YidC → MDIRRTVLWMIFSFSLLFLWNNWEIHNGKPSMFGQETAATPASPGTTPNASIPSAATGAAQPGNVPATTAAPAVSSAPSAKVVVTTDVLRLTFDTTGAQLVRAEVLKYPTDGQPTVLFDRSPASTYVAQSGVVGAPANAPGFPTHLTPFHLVSNQLDLTGNTLPITFEAESGGIKVTKTYTLHRGSYDIDVRNDLTNTGNTPLSPSLYLQLERDGNDPVGTTRFYHTFTGMAVYSEQNKFQKIAFSDIENNKADYIKKADNGWIGVVQHYFATAWIPPQGQQRAIDVLQVQPNLYAIRTIEPVGQIAPNSTASVDTHLWVGPQDQKAMSAAAPGLNLVVDYGWVTIVAKPLFELMTWLHTLIGNWGWTIVALTVLIKAVFFPLTATSYKSMARMKAVAPRMQALKERYGDDRVKLNAAMMEMYRTEKINPLGGCLPMVIQIPVFFALYWVLLSSVEMRGAPWILWVHDLSVPDPFYILPAIMMGTMFLQIRFNPKPPDPVQAKVMMFMPLVFGAVMFFAPAGLAIYYCVNNTLTILQQWTITRGLARRATKAANS, encoded by the coding sequence ATGGATATTCGCCGAACCGTCCTCTGGATGATTTTCTCGTTTTCCCTGCTGTTCCTATGGAACAACTGGGAAATCCACAACGGCAAGCCCTCGATGTTCGGGCAGGAAACCGCCGCCACGCCAGCCAGCCCCGGCACCACGCCGAACGCGTCCATCCCCAGCGCTGCGACCGGCGCCGCGCAGCCCGGCAACGTGCCCGCCACAACCGCCGCGCCCGCTGTCAGCTCGGCCCCGTCGGCCAAGGTCGTGGTCACCACCGACGTGCTGCGGCTGACCTTCGACACGACCGGCGCCCAGCTGGTGCGCGCCGAGGTGCTCAAGTATCCCACCGACGGCCAGCCCACCGTGCTGTTCGATCGCTCGCCCGCGTCCACCTATGTGGCGCAATCGGGCGTGGTCGGCGCGCCGGCCAACGCGCCGGGGTTTCCCACGCATCTGACGCCGTTCCATCTAGTCTCGAACCAGCTGGACCTCACCGGCAACACGCTGCCCATCACGTTCGAGGCCGAGTCGGGTGGCATCAAGGTCACCAAGACCTACACCCTGCATCGCGGCAGCTACGACATCGATGTGCGCAACGACCTGACCAACACGGGCAACACGCCTCTGTCGCCTTCGCTGTACCTGCAGCTCGAGCGCGACGGCAACGATCCCGTGGGTACCACGCGCTTCTATCACACCTTTACCGGCATGGCGGTGTATTCGGAGCAAAACAAGTTCCAGAAAATCGCCTTCTCGGATATCGAGAATAACAAGGCCGACTACATCAAGAAGGCCGACAACGGTTGGATCGGCGTAGTGCAGCATTACTTCGCCACCGCCTGGATTCCGCCGCAAGGCCAGCAGCGCGCCATCGATGTGCTGCAGGTACAGCCCAATCTGTACGCGATCCGCACCATCGAGCCCGTGGGCCAGATCGCGCCGAACTCCACCGCCAGCGTCGACACGCATCTGTGGGTCGGCCCGCAGGACCAGAAGGCCATGTCCGCCGCCGCGCCGGGCCTGAACCTGGTGGTCGACTACGGCTGGGTCACCATCGTCGCCAAGCCGCTCTTTGAGCTGATGACCTGGCTGCACACTCTGATCGGCAACTGGGGCTGGACCATCGTGGCCTTGACTGTGCTGATCAAGGCCGTGTTCTTCCCGCTGACTGCCACCAGCTACAAATCCATGGCCCGCATGAAGGCTGTGGCTCCCCGGATGCAGGCGCTGAAGGAGCGCTACGGCGACGATCGCGTCAAGCTCAACGCGGCCATGATGGAGATGTACCGCACCGAGAAGATCAATCCGCTGGGCGGCTGCCTGCCCATGGTGATACAGATCCCCGTGTTCTTCGCGCTGTACTGGGTGCTGTTGAGCAGTGTGGAAATGCGCGGCGCGCCGTGGATCCTGTGGGTCCACGACCTCTCCGTGCCCGATCCCTTCTACATCCTGCCCGCGATAATGATGGGCACCATGTTCCTGCAAATCCGCTTCAATCCCAAACCGCCAGATCCGGTGCAGGCCAAGGTGATGATGTTCATGCCCCTGGTGTTCGGCGCGGTGATGTTCTTCGCTCCGGCCGGCCTGGCTATCTACTATTGCGTGAACAACACCCTGACCATCCTGCAGCAGTGGACCATCACACGCGGGCTGGCCAGACGGGCGACGAAGGCGGCCAATAGCTGA
- the yidD gene encoding membrane protein insertion efficiency factor YidD encodes MTRLLLIAPIRFYRFFLSPWVGQQCRYTPTCSAYAIEAIERHGPWIGLWLAVRRIGRCHPWAPGGLDPVPDPRPGNKDCRCNPPKPDRH; translated from the coding sequence TTGACGCGCCTGCTGCTGATCGCCCCCATCCGGTTCTACCGTTTTTTTCTCAGTCCCTGGGTAGGCCAGCAATGCCGCTACACACCCACCTGCTCGGCCTATGCCATCGAGGCTATCGAACGGCATGGACCCTGGATCGGCCTGTGGCTGGCCGTGCGCCGCATCGGCCGCTGCCATCCCTGGGCGCCCGGCGGCCTGGATCCGGTGCCGGACCCCCGCCCGGGTAACAAAGACTGCCGCTGCAACCCTCCGAAACCGGATCGACATTAA
- a CDS encoding ribonuclease P protein component encodes MSRATLPAQARLHRPSEFAAALKGRRLARGAFFVVSAASAAAPDAKPAGSADSAAETSRFGEQPACARLGLVIAKRYAPHAVTRNALKRVIREAFRTQRLALPARDYVVRLQSRIAPISLTELKRAARAEVDAHFERIAR; translated from the coding sequence ATGTCGCGCGCCACGCTTCCTGCGCAAGCGCGCTTGCATCGCCCCTCCGAGTTTGCCGCTGCCCTCAAAGGCCGGCGCCTCGCCCGAGGGGCGTTTTTCGTTGTGAGTGCCGCCTCCGCGGCGGCCCCGGACGCAAAGCCCGCCGGTTCGGCTGACAGTGCCGCCGAAACCAGCCGCTTCGGCGAGCAACCTGCCTGCGCGCGCCTGGGCCTGGTCATCGCCAAGCGCTACGCACCGCACGCCGTCACCCGCAATGCGCTCAAGCGCGTCATCCGCGAAGCCTTCCGGACCCAGCGGCTGGCGCTGCCCGCGCGCGATTATGTCGTGCGCCTGCAAAGCAGGATCGCGCCGATATCGCTTACCGAGCTCAAGCGCGCGGCACGCGCCGAAGTCGATGCTCACTTCGAGCGCATCGCAAGATGA
- the rpmH gene encoding 50S ribosomal protein L34 codes for MKRTYQPSVTRRKRTHGFRVRMKTRGGRAVLNARRAKGRKRLAV; via the coding sequence ATGAAACGTACCTACCAACCTTCCGTTACCCGTCGCAAGCGTACCCACGGGTTCCGCGTGCGCATGAAAACCCGTGGCGGCCGTGCCGTTCTGAACGCTCGCCGCGCCAAGGGCCGCAAGCGCCTGGCCGTCTAG